From Salinirubellus salinus, the proteins below share one genomic window:
- a CDS encoding gamma-glutamyltransferase family protein, translating to MTFAYPWTYTSRRSAVMAPTGMVATSHPLAATVGYDVLRDGGTAADAAVATAAMLSLVEPHNTGIGGDAFALTQFDGRYEALNGSGGAPAAATVERYRQRLPDAEDETTPSVPRRGGLSVTVPGALDAWQRLLDRYGTHSLARALAPTIEYARSGVVVTESVARRWRHLTELVGGFPHSECYLRDGEPLGPGAHHRNPPLAETYAAIAEEGVDRLYGGQLGREVVETVRADGGLLTLSDLEAHRGEWTDPIGTTYRGIDVLEHPPNGQGAVALEALNVVESVDLPSDVADPDRLHTLIEALKLAFADGDAYLTDPRSTEIPLEPMLSKAYAAERANEIGPRAGAYGPRAAGWGDTVYVAVVDADGNAVSLINSLFYGFGSGLVVGGAALQNRASGFSLDPDHANCLEPGKRPFHTIVPAMLREDGAFRATFGVCGGAMQPQAQVQLLTAMLDAGYNPQAALDLPRFRILSTDEVAVETARLPPETVAALRDRGHDVVDEETYFHERGRDWGSGQIVYRTDEGLVGGTDPRRDGHVVGY from the coding sequence ATGACGTTCGCGTACCCCTGGACGTACACCTCACGTCGGTCGGCGGTGATGGCGCCGACCGGGATGGTCGCCACCAGCCACCCGCTGGCGGCGACGGTCGGGTACGACGTGCTTCGGGACGGGGGCACTGCGGCCGACGCGGCCGTCGCGACCGCGGCCATGCTGAGCCTCGTCGAACCCCACAACACCGGCATCGGGGGCGACGCGTTCGCGCTGACCCAGTTCGACGGTCGGTACGAAGCGCTCAACGGCAGTGGTGGCGCGCCAGCGGCAGCGACGGTCGAGCGCTACCGCCAGCGACTGCCCGACGCCGAGGACGAGACCACCCCGTCGGTGCCACGTCGCGGCGGCCTCTCGGTGACGGTTCCGGGGGCGCTCGACGCCTGGCAGCGACTCCTCGACCGCTACGGGACGCACTCCCTCGCACGGGCGCTGGCGCCCACCATCGAGTACGCGCGCTCCGGCGTCGTCGTCACCGAGAGCGTCGCTCGACGGTGGCGACACCTCACCGAACTCGTCGGCGGCTTCCCGCACTCCGAGTGCTACCTCCGGGACGGTGAACCACTCGGCCCGGGCGCCCACCACCGGAACCCGCCGCTCGCCGAGACGTACGCGGCCATCGCCGAGGAGGGAGTCGACCGTCTGTACGGCGGCCAGCTCGGACGCGAGGTCGTCGAGACCGTCCGCGCCGACGGCGGCCTCCTGACGCTTTCAGACCTCGAAGCCCACCGCGGCGAGTGGACCGACCCTATCGGGACGACCTATCGTGGCATCGACGTGCTCGAACACCCGCCGAACGGACAGGGAGCCGTCGCACTCGAGGCGCTCAACGTCGTCGAGTCGGTCGACCTCCCGTCGGACGTGGCGGACCCCGACCGACTCCACACGCTCATCGAGGCGCTGAAACTCGCGTTCGCCGACGGGGACGCGTATCTCACCGACCCCCGTTCGACCGAGATACCGCTCGAGCCGATGCTCTCGAAGGCGTACGCGGCCGAGCGTGCGAACGAGATCGGGCCGCGAGCAGGGGCCTACGGCCCTCGTGCCGCCGGGTGGGGCGACACGGTCTACGTCGCCGTCGTCGACGCCGACGGCAACGCCGTCTCGCTCATCAACAGCCTCTTCTACGGCTTCGGGAGCGGCCTCGTGGTCGGTGGGGCGGCACTGCAGAACCGTGCGAGCGGGTTCAGCCTCGACCCCGACCACGCCAACTGCCTCGAACCTGGCAAGCGGCCGTTCCACACCATCGTCCCGGCGATGCTCCGTGAGGACGGGGCGTTCCGCGCGACCTTCGGCGTCTGCGGCGGCGCGATGCAGCCCCAGGCCCAGGTCCAGTTGCTCACCGCGATGCTCGACGCGGGATACAACCCACAGGCTGCACTGGACCTGCCCCGGTTCCGCATCCTCTCGACGGACGAGGTCGCGGTGGAGACGGCGCGGCTGCCGCCCGAGACCGTCGCGGCGCTCCGGGACCGCGGGCACGATGTCGTGGACGAGGAGACGTACTTCCACGAGCGGGGCCGCGACTGGGGCAGCGGTCAGATCGTCTACCGGACGGACGAGGGACTCGTGGGCGGAACCGACCCACGGCGCGACGGCCACGTCGTCGGCTACTGA
- a CDS encoding M28 family metallopeptidase, whose amino-acid sequence MAADEYQLYDREEPGVTGFERTLYDAVSREKPWAMLERFSTLRRVSPSADERAAADYIAERFDEYGIPYERYEPELRLSVPRAAAVGVGDWEASGTEAEFETEPPAVKAFAFSRSTTVAGPAVHETVPAGDDLDDRLAGTPLDGDLAGTVVVAEGVTAGHDANEFIRAMEARNAAGLVLVHPAPDEPHSLTAAPAWGGVPQAGEPGRSSLVVVAVSRRVGDGLAERLDDGTELTVTAELDEGWFECPLVVGTVTATDPQGDEFVLLHGHLDSWYYGVTDNATGNAGIVEVARVLNDHRDHLRRDLKVAFWPGHEGGRYGGSTWFVDRFAADLFDDCVAHVVFDSAGAKDATEFNSTYWMAEAADLCSGAIEDVAGKSSTGKRAPQAGDYSFSNLGVTGLMALSSGIPEAVREARGYNYVGGCGGNAEAWHRTADTLEKADPDVLTRDIRVYLLVVARLLTGERLPLDYRATVERHRAVVDGYDARAGDHYDLSSVRAELDALAATVDRFYEALDGGRVADSTGVAAMTALARRLVPLDYARRGRFEQDPPETIPPYPRLHAVTVLDDLRGDDYRIKLTRLKRAENAVVHELRQARRELERVV is encoded by the coding sequence ATGGCAGCAGACGAGTACCAGCTGTACGACCGCGAGGAGCCCGGCGTCACCGGATTCGAGCGAACGCTGTACGACGCCGTCTCGCGGGAGAAGCCGTGGGCCATGCTGGAACGGTTCTCGACGCTCCGGCGTGTCTCCCCCTCCGCGGACGAGCGCGCGGCTGCTGACTACATCGCCGAGCGCTTCGACGAGTACGGCATCCCGTACGAGCGATACGAACCCGAACTCCGGTTGAGCGTGCCACGGGCGGCAGCGGTCGGGGTCGGTGACTGGGAGGCGTCGGGAACCGAGGCCGAGTTCGAGACGGAGCCGCCCGCCGTGAAGGCGTTCGCGTTCTCCCGGTCGACGACCGTGGCCGGCCCCGCGGTCCACGAGACCGTCCCGGCGGGAGACGACCTCGACGACCGCCTCGCGGGCACCCCGCTCGACGGTGACCTCGCGGGGACGGTCGTGGTAGCCGAGGGAGTCACCGCAGGCCACGACGCCAACGAGTTCATCCGGGCGATGGAGGCCCGGAACGCCGCAGGGCTCGTCCTGGTCCACCCGGCACCCGACGAACCCCACAGCCTGACGGCCGCACCGGCCTGGGGCGGGGTTCCACAGGCCGGAGAACCCGGTCGCTCTTCGCTCGTCGTGGTCGCGGTCTCGCGACGCGTCGGAGACGGGCTGGCCGAGCGCCTCGACGACGGGACGGAGTTGACGGTGACGGCCGAGCTCGACGAGGGATGGTTCGAGTGTCCCCTCGTCGTCGGCACGGTCACGGCGACGGACCCACAGGGCGACGAGTTCGTGTTGCTCCACGGCCACCTCGACTCGTGGTACTACGGCGTGACCGACAACGCGACCGGCAACGCCGGCATCGTCGAGGTGGCGCGGGTGTTGAACGACCACCGCGACCACCTCCGTCGCGACCTGAAGGTCGCGTTCTGGCCGGGACACGAGGGGGGCCGCTACGGTGGGAGCACGTGGTTCGTCGACCGGTTCGCCGCCGACCTGTTCGACGACTGCGTCGCACACGTCGTGTTCGACAGCGCCGGCGCGAAGGACGCGACGGAGTTCAACTCCACCTACTGGATGGCCGAGGCCGCCGACCTCTGCAGCGGGGCCATCGAGGACGTCGCGGGGAAGTCCTCGACGGGCAAGCGGGCGCCACAGGCCGGAGACTACTCCTTCTCCAACCTCGGCGTCACCGGGCTGATGGCGCTGTCGTCTGGCATCCCCGAGGCGGTGCGCGAGGCCCGTGGGTACAACTACGTCGGCGGCTGCGGGGGGAACGCCGAGGCCTGGCACCGGACGGCAGACACCCTCGAGAAGGCCGACCCGGACGTCCTGACGCGCGACATCAGGGTCTATCTGCTCGTCGTCGCGCGGCTCCTGACCGGGGAGCGACTGCCGCTCGACTACCGTGCGACGGTCGAGCGACACAGAGCGGTCGTCGACGGGTACGACGCGCGCGCTGGCGACCACTACGACCTGTCTTCGGTTCGCGCCGAACTGGACGCGCTGGCGGCGACGGTCGACCGGTTCTACGAGGCGCTCGACGGCGGGCGCGTCGCCGATAGCACCGGCGTCGCAGCGATGACGGCGCTCGCCCGGCGGCTCGTTCCCCTCGACTACGCGCGGCGCGGCCGGTTCGAGCAGGACCCCCCGGAGACCATCCCGCCGTACCCCAGGCTCCACGCGGTCACCGTGCTCGACGACCTGCGCGGCGACGACTACCGCATCAAGTTGACCCGGCTGAAGCGGGCGGAGAACGCCGTGGTCCACGAACTCCGACAGGCGCGGCGTGAACTGGAGAGGGTGGTGTGA